TCGGTGATGAACGCGCCCTGCATGCGGATCGGCTTGTTGGCGCCCATCGGCAGGAACAGCCCGTCACCCATGCCGATGAGCTTCTCGGCGCCCGCCTGATCCAGGATGACCCGGCTGTCGGTGAGCGATGACGTCGCGAACGCCAGCCGGGACGGCACGTTGGTCTTGATGAGGCCGGTGACGACATCGACGGACGGCCGCTGCGTCGCGAGCACCAGGTGGATACCGGCCGCGCGCGCCTTCTGTGTGATGCGCACGATGGCGTCCTCGACGTCACGCGGCGCGGTCATCATGAGGTCGGCGAGCTCGTCGACGATCGCCACGATGTACGGGTACGGCTTGTACACGCGCTCGCTGCCGAGCGGCGTTGAAATTTCACCGGATCTCACTTTTTCGTTGAAGACGTCGATGTGACGCACCCGGGACGCCTGCATGTCCTGGTAGCGCTGCTCCATCTCCTCGACGAGCCACGACAGGGCCGCGGCCGCCTTCTTGGGCTCGGTGATGATCGGCGTGATGAGGTGCGGAATGCCCTCGTACGGCGTCAGTTCCACCATCTTCGGGTCGATCAGGATCATCCTGACCTCCTCCGGGGTGGCCCGGGCCAGCAGCGACACGAGCATCGAGTTGACGAAGCTCGACTTGCCCGAGCCGGTGGAACCGGCCACCAGCAGGTGCGGCATCTTCGCGAGGTTGGCCGAGACGAAATCACCCTCGATGTCCTTGCCGAGGCCGATCACCAGCGGGTGATGGTCGCGGCGCGTGCTCGGCGCGGTCAGCACGTCGGACAGCCGGACCATCTCGCGGTCGGTGTTGGGCACTTCGATACCCACCGCGGACTTGCCGGGGATGGGTGCGAGCATGCGCACACTCTCGGTCGCCACCGCGTACGCGATGTTGCGGTGCAGCGCGGTGATCTTCTCGACCTTGACGCCGGGCCCCAGTTCGACTTCGTAGCGCGTGACGGTGGGGCCGCGGGTGCAGCCGGTGACGGCTGCGTCGACCTTGAACTGCTCCAGCACCGATGTGATGGCGTCGGTCATCTGATCGTTGGCAGCGGTGCGCAGTTTCGGCGGGTCACCGGCCACCAGGAGATCCATCGACGGCAGGACGTAGGGGCCTTCGACCACCCGGTCCATGACGAGTGTCTCGTCGGGCTTCTTCGCCGGTTTCGCCGGTTCGGGCTTCTTGCGGCGCGGTTTGACGGCCGGTTCAGGAACGGTCGGCGCCTCTTCGAGCGGATAGTTGTCCATCGGCGTGCCCGCAGGCGGCTTGGGTGCCTCGATGGCGGCCACGGATCCGCCCGGGGTGGGCCACGTCTTGGCCGCTTCGTCGGGATTCTCTGCGTCGTAGTAGCCGTCGGAGAAATCGTCGCCCTCGTCGTAACCGGCGGTGTCCCCGTACTCGTCGTCGTATTCGTCGTACTCGTCGTAGTCCTCGTCGCGGAATCCGCGCGTGCTGAACATGGCGCGGACGGTCGAGGGCACTTCACGAATCGTTGTCCCGGTGATCAGCAGCAGGCCGAACAGCACACCGATGAACAACAGCGGGGCCGCGATCCACGGCGTCAGACCGTCGGACAGCGGTCCGCCGATGGCGAATCCGACGAATCCGGCGGTGCCCCTGCGGCCGGCCGGATCGCTGGGCGAGCCGGCCCACAGGTGCCACAGGCCTAGAGCGGGCAACCCGATCATCGCCGCGCCGAGGATGAGCCGGGGCCGCGCGTCGGGATCGGGTTCGGAGCGCATCAGCACGATCGCGATGACACCCAGCAGCACAGGCACGAGCACGACCGGCCCACCGACGAGCGTCCGCAGCGCGGTGTCGATCCACTCCCCGACCGGCCGGGCCGCGTCGAACCACGAACTCGCAGCCACCACCACCGCCACGCCCAGCAGCGCCAGCGCGATCCCGTCGCGGCGGTGTCCGGGCTCGATGTCGCGGGCGCGGCCGACCGAGCGGGCGGTGGAACCCGCGCCCTTGGCGAGCATGAGCCAGCCGGCGCGGGCACCCTGCCCCAGTTTGTGACCGGCGATCGCGACCGGAGACACCTGGGGCCCCCGGGCGGGCTTGCGGCGTTGTTGCGGCGCCGGGCGGGTCGGCGGCTTCCTCCTGGCCGCACCCTGCTTTCCGGGCTTCGAACTCCCCGAAGACCTGCCCGAGGACCTGCTCGAAGAGCTGCCCGAACGCGCCCCGGAGCGGGCGGCGGTCTTGTTAGCCATGCCCGCAAGCCTAGTCGCATTGGTCCCAGAATCACCATCAGCCACACAGGTCACAGCCTGATATCGATGACGACTCAGGTGTGCGAACCGGATCCGGGGAAGAAAATCTCGGTAGGCTGGACACCCGTCCAGTGAGTGTTGTGTGAGCAAGGAGCCGTGCCCGAATGCCAGTTGTCGTCGTCGCCACCATGAAGGCCAAGCCCGAGTCCGTCGATGCCGTTCGCGAGGCCTGCACGAAAGCCGTCTCCGCGGTCCACGACGAGCCGGGCTGTGAGCTCTACGCGCTGCACGAATCCGACGGCACGTTCGTCTTCGTCGAGCAGTGGGCCGACGCCGACGCGCTCAAGACCCACGGCACCGCACCCGCCATCGGCGCCCTGTTCGGCACCATCGGCAGCCTGCTCGACGGCGCGCCCGACATCAAGACCCTGCAGCCCGTCGTCGCCGGTGACCCCGCCAAAGGTCAGCTGCGGCCGTAATCGACATCCGAATCCACAGGAGAACGATGAGCGCCCCCGCCCGCCCACTGTCCGGCAAGGTTGCCTTCATCACCGGCGCCGCGCGCGGGCAAGGCCGCGCCGAAGCGGTCCGACTGGCCGCTGACGGCGCCGACATCATCGCGGTCGACCTGTGTGATCAGATCTCCACCGTCCCCTACCCGCTGGCCACGCCCGACGATCTGGCCACGACGGTCGGGCTCGTCGAAGAGGCCGGTGGGCGCATCGTCGCCCGACGGGCCGACGTGCGCGACGAGCCTGAACTCGCAGCGGCGCTGTCGGCCGGCCTCGACGAATTCGGCAGGCTGGACATCGTCGTCGCAAATGCCGGCATCGCGCCGATGCAGTCCGGGCCGGAGGGCTGGCGCGACGTCATCGACGTCAACCTCACCGGGGTGCACCACACCGTCGAGGTTGCGATTCCCACGATGGTCGAACAGGGCGACGGCGGCTCGATCGTTCTGATCAGCTCGGTGGCCGGGCTGTTGGGCATCGGTGGCGGCGACCGCGGATCCCTCGGCTACACCGCGGCCAAGCACGGGGTGGTCGGCCTCATGCGCGCATACGCCAACCACCTCGCGCCGCACAGCATCCGGGTGAACTCGATCCACCCCACCGGAGTCGACACGCCGATGATCGACAACGAGTTCACCCGCGGATGGCTGGCCCGCGTCACCGAGGAGACCGGGCATCCGGTCGACATGGGCAACGCGCTTCCCGTGCAGGCGATCCAGGCCGAGGACGTCGCGAACGCGGTGGCCTGGTTGGTGTCGGATCAGGCGCGCTTTGTCACCGGCGTGACCCTGCCGGTGGACGCGGGCATCGTCAACAAACGGTGAACCAGGAGGCCGCATGAGCATCGCCCCCGCCGTCGGGGTTGCCCTCATCTTCTGCTGGATCGGCATGGTTCTGGCGATCTCGTTCCTTGAGGCCCCACTCAAGTTCCGGGCGCCCGGGGTCACGCTGCCGATCGGTCTCGGCATCGGACGGTTGGTGTTCCGCGCGCTCAACGCGGTCGAGGTCGTCTTCGCCGCGGTGATCCTGGTGACGCTGGTCGGCGACCCTCCGCAGACCGCGGTGCTCGTGGCGGTCGCGGTGGCCGTGGTGGCGCTCGCGGCCCAACTCGTCGCGGTGCGTCCGCGTCTCACACGTCGCTCCGAGGCCGTGCTCGCCGCGGGCCCAGACGCCCAGAACCTGCCAAGATCCAACGCGCACTACGCCTATGTCGCCTTGGAAGTGGTCAAGCTCGCCGGTCTGCTCACCGGCGGGATCCTCTTGCTGGCCGGCTAGATCGCCGGCTCGCTAGATCTCGATCACGGTCGGCACGATCATCGGCTGCCTGCGGTAGGTCTCCCCCACCCACTTGCCGACCGTGCGCCGGACGGCCTGCGCGATGCGCGCCGGGTCGGTGACGTTGTCGGCCGCGAGGCTCTCCAGTTCGCGCTCGACCTTCTGCGCCACGGGCTCCAGCGCCTTCGGATCCTCGGAGAATCCGCGTGAGAGCAGATGGGCCGGGCCGGCGGGCCGGCCGGTACCGCGGTGCACGACGACCGTGACGGCGACGAAACCCGAGGACAGGATGAGGCGTTCACCCAGCGTGGCGTCGCCGACGTCGCCGGTGATGAGGCCGTCGACGAACATCTTGCCGACCGTCACCGCGCCGGATATCGACGCTCGGCCCGCGACAAGATCGACGCTGACACCGTTCTCGGCCAGCACGATGTTCTCCGGCGGAACACCGGTGCTGGCGGCCAGTGCGGCGTTGGCCCGCAGGTGCCGCCATGTGCCGTGCACGGGCATCACGTTGCGCGGCCGCACACCGTTGTAGAGGAACAGCAACTCGCCGGCGTAGGCGTGGCCCGAAACATGCACGCGCGCTTGCGCGTTCGTGACGACCCGGGCACCGATCTTGGACAGCGAGTCGATCACACCGTAGACCGCTTCCTCGTTTCCCGGGATCAGCGACGACGAGAGGATGATCAGATCACCCGCGGTCAATGTGATGCTGCGATGCTCTCCGCGCGACATCCGCGACAGCGCGGCCATGGGCTCACCCTGGGTTCCCGTGGTGATCAACACAACCCGGTCGGGCGGCATCATCTCGGCCGCGGCGATGTCGAGGATGTCGGAGTCGTCGACCTTCAGGTACCCCAACTCGCGAGCGATGCCCATGTTGCGCACCATCGACCGCCCGACGAACGACACGCGACGACCCAAGGCCACCGCGGCATCGATGATCTGTTGTACGCGATCGACATTGGATGCGAAGCATGCCACGATCACCCGCCCCTCGGCGCCCCGGATCAGCCGATGCAGCGTGGGCCCGACCTCACTCTCCGACGGGCTGACACCCGGATGCTCGGAATTGGTGGAGTCACACAGGAACAGGTCGACACCGGCATCACCGAGACGCGACATGCCGGGCAGATCGGTCGGGCGCCCGTCGAGCGGCAACTGGTCGAGTTTGATGTCACCGGTGTGCAGCACGGTGCCGGCACCGGTGTGGATCGCCACCGCGAGACAACCCGGGATCGAGTGGTTGACCGCGAAGTACTCGCATTCGAAGACACCGTGCCGGCTGCTCTGCCGCTCGGCCACTTCGACGAACGTCGGCTTGAGGCGGTGCTCGCGGCACTTCTCCCGCACCAGGGCGATGGTGAACTTCGACCCCACGATCGGGATGTCCGGGCGCAGTTTGAGCAGGAACGGGATCGCGCCGATATGGTCCTCGTGGGCGTGGGTGACGACGAGCGCCTCGATCTCGTCGAGCCGGTCCTCGATGTGACGCAGATCCGGAAGGATGAGGTCCACCCCCGGCTCGTCGTGCCCGGGGAACAACACGCCACAGTCGACGATGAGCAGCCGCCCGAGATGCTCGAAAACCGTCATGTTGCGGCCGATCTCACTGATACCGCCCAGAGCGGTGACACGCAGTCCGCCCGGTGCGAGCGGTGGTGGTGGCGCGAGTTCGGCGCTCATGTATCCCCTACCTGAGGACCGTGGCCGCACGCATATCTGCGGCGAGGGCCTCGAGTTCTTCTGTGGTGGCCGGGATCTGGGGCAGTCGAGGTTCACCGGCCTCGAAGCCCTGCAGTCGCAGTCCGGCCTTGGACATCGTGACCCCACCCAGGCGCGCCTGCGCCGCGGCGAGCGGCCCGAGGTTGACGTTGATCTTGCGGGCCGTCGCGATGTCACCCGAGTTGAACGCGGTCAACATATCCCGCAGCTGACCGGCGGCGAGGTGGCCCCACACGCTGATGAAGCCGACCGCACCCATCGCCAGCCA
This genomic window from Mycolicibacterium goodii contains:
- a CDS encoding mycofactocin-coupled SDR family oxidoreductase, giving the protein MSAPARPLSGKVAFITGAARGQGRAEAVRLAADGADIIAVDLCDQISTVPYPLATPDDLATTVGLVEEAGGRIVARRADVRDEPELAAALSAGLDEFGRLDIVVANAGIAPMQSGPEGWRDVIDVNLTGVHHTVEVAIPTMVEQGDGGSIVLISSVAGLLGIGGGDRGSLGYTAAKHGVVGLMRAYANHLAPHSIRVNSIHPTGVDTPMIDNEFTRGWLARVTEETGHPVDMGNALPVQAIQAEDVANAVAWLVSDQARFVTGVTLPVDAGIVNKR
- a CDS encoding ribonuclease J, translated to MSAELAPPPPLAPGGLRVTALGGISEIGRNMTVFEHLGRLLIVDCGVLFPGHDEPGVDLILPDLRHIEDRLDEIEALVVTHAHEDHIGAIPFLLKLRPDIPIVGSKFTIALVREKCREHRLKPTFVEVAERQSSRHGVFECEYFAVNHSIPGCLAVAIHTGAGTVLHTGDIKLDQLPLDGRPTDLPGMSRLGDAGVDLFLCDSTNSEHPGVSPSESEVGPTLHRLIRGAEGRVIVACFASNVDRVQQIIDAAVALGRRVSFVGRSMVRNMGIARELGYLKVDDSDILDIAAAEMMPPDRVVLITTGTQGEPMAALSRMSRGEHRSITLTAGDLIILSSSLIPGNEEAVYGVIDSLSKIGARVVTNAQARVHVSGHAYAGELLFLYNGVRPRNVMPVHGTWRHLRANAALAASTGVPPENIVLAENGVSVDLVAGRASISGAVTVGKMFVDGLITGDVGDATLGERLILSSGFVAVTVVVHRGTGRPAGPAHLLSRGFSEDPKALEPVAQKVERELESLAADNVTDPARIAQAVRRTVGKWVGETYRRQPMIVPTVIEI
- a CDS encoding putative quinol monooxygenase, which gives rise to MPVVVVATMKAKPESVDAVREACTKAVSAVHDEPGCELYALHESDGTFVFVEQWADADALKTHGTAPAIGALFGTIGSLLDGAPDIKTLQPVVAGDPAKGQLRP
- a CDS encoding DNA translocase FtsK, with the protein product MANKTAARSGARSGSSSSRSSGRSSGSSKPGKQGAARRKPPTRPAPQQRRKPARGPQVSPVAIAGHKLGQGARAGWLMLAKGAGSTARSVGRARDIEPGHRRDGIALALLGVAVVVAASSWFDAARPVGEWIDTALRTLVGGPVVLVPVLLGVIAIVLMRSEPDPDARPRLILGAAMIGLPALGLWHLWAGSPSDPAGRRGTAGFVGFAIGGPLSDGLTPWIAAPLLFIGVLFGLLLITGTTIREVPSTVRAMFSTRGFRDEDYDEYDEYDDEYGDTAGYDEGDDFSDGYYDAENPDEAAKTWPTPGGSVAAIEAPKPPAGTPMDNYPLEEAPTVPEPAVKPRRKKPEPAKPAKKPDETLVMDRVVEGPYVLPSMDLLVAGDPPKLRTAANDQMTDAITSVLEQFKVDAAVTGCTRGPTVTRYEVELGPGVKVEKITALHRNIAYAVATESVRMLAPIPGKSAVGIEVPNTDREMVRLSDVLTAPSTRRDHHPLVIGLGKDIEGDFVSANLAKMPHLLVAGSTGSGKSSFVNSMLVSLLARATPEEVRMILIDPKMVELTPYEGIPHLITPIITEPKKAAAALSWLVEEMEQRYQDMQASRVRHIDVFNEKVRSGEISTPLGSERVYKPYPYIVAIVDELADLMMTAPRDVEDAIVRITQKARAAGIHLVLATQRPSVDVVTGLIKTNVPSRLAFATSSLTDSRVILDQAGAEKLIGMGDGLFLPMGANKPIRMQGAFITDEEIHAVVAATKEQAEPEFVEGVTAVKAGERKDVDPDIGDDLDVFLQAVELVVSSQFGSTSMLQRKLRVGFAKAGRLMDLMETRGIVGPSEGSKAREVLVKPEDLAGTLALIRGGADANGAEPDDDGEEF